In the genome of Campylobacter avium LMG 24591, the window TCACATCCCTGCCATCGCTAATTGCGTGTGCAAAAACCTCCGCACCGCTTTGCTTTGCTATCTTAGCTATGGCGTTAAAATGGCTTAAATTTGAATGCACACCGCCATCGCTATAAAGCCCTATGATGTGAATTTTCTTGTGTTTTTTTAAAAAGTTTTTTAAATTCTCATTGTCCTTTAGGCTGTCATTTTCTATCGCCTTGTTTATCCTCACTAAATTTTGATATATCACGCGACCACTTCCTATGCACATATGGCCTACCTCGCTATTTCCCATTTGCCCCTCAGGCAAACCAACAGCAAGCCCGCTGGTTTTTAAAAGTGAGTTTTGCACCTCTTTAAAAAGTCTTTCATAAGTGGGTTTTTTCGCCGCTTCAAAGGCGTTGTAATAAGAGCTTTTATTATAGCCTATCCCATCAGTTATAACCAAAATACATTTTTGCTTCATTTCCTACTTCCCTTGCCGTAATTTAAGTTAAATTTTACTACAATTTCATTTTTGAAAAACTAACAAGGACGATTTTTGTATTATCTGCATTATTTTTCTGATTACGCCTTTTTTTCATATATTAGCGTTCGTGCGGGTGCTGCCTTTTTCATATCTTTAGTTTTAACTCTTTTTTTAATGCCTAAATTTATAGCTTGGGCAAAGTCTAGGGATGTAAAGCAGCCTATTTATGAGTTAGCCCCAAGCTCACATCAGCAAAAGTGTAGCACTCCTACAATGGGCGGCCTAGTCTTTGTAATCTGTGCTTTGCTTGGCTCCTTACTCTGTGCCAAGCTTGATAATGTCTTGGTTTTATGCTCTTTGTTTTGCCTTGCAGCCTTTTGTTTCATAGGTTTCATAGATGATATAGCAAAGGTTTTAAAGAAAGATAATCACTCAGGCCTAAGCCCTAACGAAAAGATTTTTTACCTAAGCTTAGTATCCTTGCTTTGCATTTTGCCCCTATATCTAGGCTCTTACATAAGCACGGAGCTTTATTTTCCATTTTACAAATACCCACTTTTTGACATGAGTTTCTTTGCCTTGTTTTTTTGGGTTTTAGTCTTGCTTTCAAGCTCAAATGCCGTAAATTTGACGGACGGACTAGACGGACTTGCAACCGTGCCATCGATTTTTTCCCTTGCTACCTTGGGAATTTTCATGTATCTAAGCGGAAATGTCATTTACAGCGAGTATTTGCTCTTGCCTAAAATTCAAGGTTTGGGCGAGGTTGTTATAGTGTGTTCTGCTTTAATTGGCGCTTTGATAGGCTTTTTGTGGTATAACTGCTACCCGGCTCAAGTTTTCATGGGCGATAGCGGCTCCTTAGCCATAGGAGGATTTTTAGGATTTCTAGCCGTTATAAGCAAAAACGAAATTTTACTTCTTTTAATAGGCTTTGTCTTTGTCCTTGAAACCATTTCTGTGATTTTGCAGGTCGGTTCTTTTAAGATGTTTAACAAAAGAGTGTTCAAAATGGCACCAATACACCACCATTTTGAAAAAATAGGCTGGGTAGAAAATAAAATCATAGTTCGTTTTTGGACTATAGCTTTCTTAGCAAACCTCCTAGCCATAGCCACCATAAAGTTAAGATAATGCAAAAGTCTTTATTTGGTTATGGTAAAACTACCAAGGCTTTGGCACAAAAATTTGGCGGCTTTCATATCTATGATGATACTTTCAAAGAGCCTAAAGAAGATGAATTTAACAACATCTTGCTAAACCCCTCGTATTTTAATCCTGCCTTAAGCGAGCTTGAGATTATGAGCCCGGGTTTTCCGCCAAAGCACAAGCTCATAAAAGAGGCTAGGAATTTAACAAGCGAGTATGATTATTTTTACGATGTTTCGCCCAAAACCGTGTGGATAAGCGGCACAAATGGCAAAACCACCACCACGCAAATGTCTCAGCACCTGCTGGCTAAAATAGGCTCTCAAATGGGGGCAAATGTTGGCATTCCTTTAGCCGAGCTAGACCCTTACGCAAGGCTTTGGATACTTGAAACCTCAAGTTTCACCATGCACTACACTAAAAAAGCCAAGCCCGAGCTTTACGCCCTTTTGCCTATAACGCAGGACCACCTTTCTTGGCACGGTTCTTTCAAGGCTTACGAGAAAGCTAAACTAAGCGTTCTTTCAAGGATGAATGAATGCGATGTGGCCATTTTGCCAGCCAAGTATAAGGATGTAAAAACAAAGGCTTATATTATAACTTATGAAAATGATGAGGATTTGGCCTTAAAGATGGGCATTGACATGGCTAAAATTTCTTTTAAAACCCCATTTTTACTAGACGCTATCCTAGCCTTAAGCATAGAGAAAATTTTACTTGACAGCACCTCATACGAGCTTTTAAACTCCTTTGTCATCCTTGATAACAAGCTAGAAGAATTTAAGGATAAAAAGCAAAGGCTGTGGGTAAATGACAGCAAGGCCACAAATTTAGACGCCACCAAAGCAGCGTTGATAAGATACAAAGACAAAGACATTCATCTTATCTTAGGAGGCGATAGCAAGGGCGTTGATTTAAGCCCGCTTTTTGCCTTTATGAAAGATTTTAAGATAAGGATTTATCTCATAGGCACTAGCAAAAAACAGTGCGAAGTCTTGGCTAAAGAGTATGACATAAAATACAGCCTTTGCGAGAATTTAGAAGATGCGGTTTTTAAGATAGATAAAAGCCTAAATTTAAATGAAGTAGCACTTCTAAGCCCTGCCTGTGCTTCCTTGGACGAATTTAGCTCTTATGCTCAAAGGGCAGAGCTTTTTAAGGACTGTGTGGCAAGGCTTTAAATTTAAATCTAAGTCTTGCAAATGTCCTTGAGATAGCGTTTTTTTTCTACCGTTTCGCATATGAAATTTTTGCCATTTTTTGTCCAAAATACCTTTCTTTTTTGCTATAATTTTAATATTTTTTTATAAAGGAGATTTATGAAAGCTTTAAAACTTTCTTTAGTAGCTGCTCTTGCAGTTGGTTCGTTTTCAGCTCTTAATGCTAAGCCTTTAGAGGAAGCTATTAAGAATGTTGATTTAAGCGGTGATCTAAGATACAGATATGATAGCTCTACTGCTAGAAAAGCACCCCAAGCTTTTATAGGTGCTGGTGTTGCTGGTAATCAAGATCATAGATTTAGAGCTAGATTTGGTGCTAAAGCTGACATAGGTGATGGCTTCAAGATTTTCGGTCAAATTCATTATGATTTTGATAAAAATAGAGGTTTTGGAGATCCTGCTTCTGCAGGTCAGGGTAGAACCCAAACAGGCAAACCTTTCGCTTTAAGACAAGCTTATTTGCAATACGATATGGCTGATTACGGCTTAAACTTCATCTGGGGTCGCCAAGAATTAGGAACTATTTGGACAGATGATTTCGTAGGCACTGCTGCTAAGGTTGTTTATTCACCTTATGATGGTCTTGCCATAGCTGCCTTTGCTGTAGATAGCTTTGAGGAAGATACAGACGGCGATAATGCTAGATTTGATTACCTTATGGGAGATGCTGCTGGCGATCCTCTAACTAGCAGATTATATAAATATAATATGTATGGTGCTGCTGTTTTAAGTGGCTTTGATTTGGGTGGTTCTAGCTTAGACTTTAACTTATGGTTCGCACAACTTATGAATACAGCTACTTTCTATGCTGTTGATTTTAAATACACCCTGCCTTTAGCTGATGATTTAGCCTGGTCTTTAAGAGCTACTTATCTTGGCAACAGTGTGGATAGTTATTTTAAAAATAAAGGAGCTGATGCTGGAAACTTTGTAAATGTTTATGGAGACATCAAAGGTTACGGCTTTGACGGTGGTTTGGGTGGAGTTTATTATGGTAAAAAAGATAAAATTACGATAAACACCATTGAAGATGTAGGTTCTTTTGGTCTTTCAGTAGGTAAGGAATTTATGTATTCTAGAGGTTCTTGGATTGTTATAAGCCAAGGTCAAACCACTGCTGGATATGTAAATGTAGGCTATACCCTACCATCTGATTTTAGGATAGGCTTACAAGGCGTATATGGTGGAACTAAAACAGGTGCTAATGGAGCTGCCTGGGGTGGTGGCGATAAGCTAGAAGGAGTTGTAGAAGCTTCATATAAATACAGTGCTAATCTAGACTTTTTAACCTGGTATTCTTATCTAAACTACAGCGGTAGAACAAATGTAGATAATGAAACCAAAAACACCTTCCGTATCCAAGCAAGATACACATTCTAAAAAATTCAAGGCTTAAAGCCTTGAATTTCATTTTTTCTTGTATTCTCATTTTATTTATTTTTTTTCTAAAAATCCTATTTTTTTGATATAATATACCCGTTAGTTTACTTTTTAAGGAGAATATGTGAGATTAGTAAAACTTTCTTTAGTAACTGCCCTTGCGGTTGGTTCGTTTTCAGCTCTTAATGCTAAGCCTTTAGAGGAAGCTATTAAGAATGTTGATTTTACAGGTGAGTTAAGATACAGATATGAAGATAACTCTGAAAATAATGGCCAAATAGGTGATATTTCATCTGTTTCTGGTAAGCAAGATCACAGAATTCGTGTGAGATTGGGACTTAAGGCAGATGTGGGCGATGGCTTTAAAATCTTTGGTCAAGCTCAGTATGCTAACGATAAGGCTGCTGGTTATATAAACAGCAATACACCTGATGGTAGAACACCAACAAACAAGCCTTTTAACCTAAGACAAGCGTATTTACAATACGATTTGGCTGATTATGGTTTCGGTCTTGTGCTAGGTCGCCAAGAGTTAGGAACTATTTGGACATCTGATTTCGTAGGAACTGCTGCTAAGGCTA includes:
- the mraY gene encoding phospho-N-acetylmuramoyl-pentapeptide-transferase gives rise to the protein MYYLHYFSDYAFFSYISVRAGAAFFISLVLTLFLMPKFIAWAKSRDVKQPIYELAPSSHQQKCSTPTMGGLVFVICALLGSLLCAKLDNVLVLCSLFCLAAFCFIGFIDDIAKVLKKDNHSGLSPNEKIFYLSLVSLLCILPLYLGSYISTELYFPFYKYPLFDMSFFALFFWVLVLLSSSNAVNLTDGLDGLATVPSIFSLATLGIFMYLSGNVIYSEYLLLPKIQGLGEVVIVCSALIGALIGFLWYNCYPAQVFMGDSGSLAIGGFLGFLAVISKNEILLLLIGFVFVLETISVILQVGSFKMFNKRVFKMAPIHHHFEKIGWVENKIIVRFWTIAFLANLLAIATIKLR
- a CDS encoding major outer membrane protein is translated as MKALKLSLVAALAVGSFSALNAKPLEEAIKNVDLSGDLRYRYDSSTARKAPQAFIGAGVAGNQDHRFRARFGAKADIGDGFKIFGQIHYDFDKNRGFGDPASAGQGRTQTGKPFALRQAYLQYDMADYGLNFIWGRQELGTIWTDDFVGTAAKVVYSPYDGLAIAAFAVDSFEEDTDGDNARFDYLMGDAAGDPLTSRLYKYNMYGAAVLSGFDLGGSSLDFNLWFAQLMNTATFYAVDFKYTLPLADDLAWSLRATYLGNSVDSYFKNKGADAGNFVNVYGDIKGYGFDGGLGGVYYGKKDKITINTIEDVGSFGLSVGKEFMYSRGSWIVISQGQTTAGYVNVGYTLPSDFRIGLQGVYGGTKTGANGAAWGGGDKLEGVVEASYKYSANLDFLTWYSYLNYSGRTNVDNETKNTFRIQARYTF
- the murD gene encoding UDP-N-acetylmuramoyl-L-alanine--D-glutamate ligase gives rise to the protein MQKSLFGYGKTTKALAQKFGGFHIYDDTFKEPKEDEFNNILLNPSYFNPALSELEIMSPGFPPKHKLIKEARNLTSEYDYFYDVSPKTVWISGTNGKTTTTQMSQHLLAKIGSQMGANVGIPLAELDPYARLWILETSSFTMHYTKKAKPELYALLPITQDHLSWHGSFKAYEKAKLSVLSRMNECDVAILPAKYKDVKTKAYIITYENDEDLALKMGIDMAKISFKTPFLLDAILALSIEKILLDSTSYELLNSFVILDNKLEEFKDKKQRLWVNDSKATNLDATKAALIRYKDKDIHLILGGDSKGVDLSPLFAFMKDFKIRIYLIGTSKKQCEVLAKEYDIKYSLCENLEDAVFKIDKSLNLNEVALLSPACASLDEFSSYAQRAELFKDCVARL